The sequence below is a genomic window from Uranotaenia lowii strain MFRU-FL chromosome 2, ASM2978415v1, whole genome shotgun sequence.
ATTCGGAACTAAAATGATCTAAGTCGGGAAACAATGGCGGTTCTTaagttttgtttggttttcatttttatagaaGTTGTGCgttgtgatattttttcaaacagcaTTACAAGAGCTCTAGTTCCACCGAGAAGAGACATCTTTGTGTCATCCACCCAAGTGCCAGAAGTGATAATTAATCGCCAATCGTTCAGCACCACACCGCAGCCCCAAAGTGACTCGCAAGGATATTTTTATGAACCGCCAAACAACGCTTATCTTCCACCGGAGAACAGTTATCCTGATGACTCACTGCCCCCTCCACAGCTGCCACCATTTGCCGATGAATATCCTTCGATTGACAACGCATATTTGCCGCCGAATAATAATCCGCCACAACAGGACATTCCGGACTACTCCGAGCCTCCTGTAAATGACTACCTGCCGCCTCCCCAGCAACCACCACAACGTGATGAAATTTTGGTCGTTACAACTGAACCAGGATATCAGTATGACCCTCCCAGCTCACCGGCACCACCCTTCGCCGATGAAGGATTTCAGAATCCGGTAACAATCGATAACGGAGGATATCGGTACGATCCACCTTCAAACACATATCTCCCATCGGTTGGTAGATCCCTCCGTGACGAGGTACCATCAATAGGAAGATCCCTACGGGACGAATTACCTAATGGCGCTCGTACCCCCATACGACTTCAGCTGAACGACCTCACGTGTCTTCAAAACAACGGAGGATTCTTCAGATCGACTCTTACGCTGCAGAGTCCCATCGAAGGAACACCTCTCGTCGACATTGCTAACGATAACGATTTAGCGCGATGTAGCGTTCGGGTGCAGCAATCGCGACTTCTAATCGATATAAATTCTGGTGATTTTTCGAGATGTGGAGTGCAACAGTGTGGTACCAATTCTCGGGAAATGTGTCTAAGACTTCGGTTTCCCCAAATAACCGGTATGCGAACAGCAGCCGATCCCATCCTTACCCTTCAGTGTCGAATACAGCAACGGGTAGTGGCAAGAACTCATGCAGTGCGTCTTGGTGTTAGCAACGATGCTCAAGCTAGGAGCTCCTCCTCGACATTCGCTTTCGGAGGTTCTCAACGACCATTTCGTTCTCAGTTAGTCTTACTACGCAGGCAAGACAACGGAGGAGCCTTTACCCGCACACTAGAACCTGGAGGTGCCGTGACCCTAGGCGAAGAAATGGTTCTCCGAACTCAAGTGCGCAATGGTGATGGTAAGCTAGATCACCGACAAACCTTCACAACCATCATTCAACAGACCAACGACCCATTTCAGGATGGAACTTTACCCGACTGTCCGACGTGATCATGCAGCGGCTGTCCACCACGGGAAGTGTGCTCAACTCTGCCAACCTGATAACGACAGCCGGT
It includes:
- the LOC129746573 gene encoding uncharacterized protein LOC129746573, encoding MAVLKFCLVFIFIEVVRCDIFSNSITRALVPPRRDIFVSSTQVPEVIINRQSFSTTPQPQSDSQGYFYEPPNNAYLPPENSYPDDSLPPPQLPPFADEYPSIDNAYLPPNNNPPQQDIPDYSEPPVNDYLPPPQQPPQRDEILVVTTEPGYQYDPPSSPAPPFADEGFQNPVTIDNGGYRYDPPSNTYLPSVGRSLRDEVPSIGRSLRDELPNGARTPIRLQLNDLTCLQNNGGFFRSTLTLQSPIEGTPLVDIANDNDLARCSVRVQQSRLLIDINSGDFSRCGVQQCGTNSREMCLRLRFPQITGMRTAADPILTLQCRIQQRVVARTHAVRLGVSNDAQARSSSSTFAFGGSQRPFRSQLVLLRRQDNGGAFTRTLEPGGAVTLGEEMVLRTQVRNGDGWNFTRLSDVIMQRLSTTGSVLNSANLITTAGCLNPTMRAIVPLAPVLESPLSYRLAFRAAMFQGMRSGDEMVLRVRIIGCVDRRECLVENCSNVRAKREAPSDNSSSSTTPATEHELPSEVATISFRIMLPTNATIDLSPQSEPLSLLTFSIVIGSLILVLVLIVLLILLKLHRNKQLTYDEYRSD